One Asticcacaulis sp. MM231 DNA segment encodes these proteins:
- a CDS encoding glycoside hydrolase family 95 protein, translating into MTDLTRRAALASLGALPIWSTLITTAEAAPSGERATKRLRFKAPAQQWIEALPVGNGRIGAMVFGGISSERLQLNHIELWSGRPAEDDRPESLAALPDVRRLLFEGRYLEANRLAQAQMMTPMNAETYGSYQMLADLLLDIEHDGAISDYTRELDMATASVHVRYKAGKALYTRTVLASFPDKVLAVKLETTAPTGLNLTVKLARGQDATTTTEGDHLHLSGRPKPFGTQFSARLTCTNVGGSVTATGDGYKVAGAKSIVLLLTAATDLLNPDAKSQSLQALSAARSATWATLVRRQQADHCGLFDRVALELGKAPADTTAELAPECGQAGHQRSGHGRNLFQFWSLPLDLVVTARLPAGQSARPVGGRFRTALEF; encoded by the coding sequence ATGACCGATCTGACCCGCCGCGCCGCACTGGCCTCGCTTGGCGCCCTGCCCATCTGGAGCACCTTGATCACGACGGCCGAGGCCGCCCCTAGCGGTGAGCGAGCCACCAAGCGGCTACGCTTCAAGGCGCCCGCACAACAGTGGATTGAAGCCCTACCCGTCGGCAATGGCCGGATCGGCGCCATGGTTTTTGGCGGTATATCAAGCGAACGCCTCCAGCTCAATCATATCGAACTGTGGTCGGGCCGCCCCGCCGAAGACGATCGCCCCGAAAGCCTGGCAGCCCTGCCGGACGTGCGCCGCCTGTTGTTTGAAGGTCGCTACCTGGAAGCCAACCGGCTGGCGCAGGCCCAGATGATGACGCCCATGAACGCGGAAACCTACGGCTCTTACCAGATGCTGGCCGACCTGTTGCTGGACATCGAGCACGACGGGGCGATCAGCGATTACACCCGCGAACTGGATATGGCCACCGCTTCGGTCCACGTACGTTACAAAGCCGGCAAGGCACTCTATACGCGCACGGTTCTGGCCTCCTTCCCCGACAAGGTGCTCGCTGTGAAGCTGGAGACGACCGCGCCCACCGGTCTGAACCTGACGGTAAAACTGGCGCGCGGTCAGGATGCGACCACCACTACTGAAGGCGATCATCTCCATCTGTCCGGTCGGCCAAAGCCGTTCGGTACGCAGTTCAGTGCCCGCCTCACCTGCACAAACGTCGGGGGATCAGTGACCGCCACGGGTGACGGCTACAAGGTGGCCGGCGCGAAAAGCATCGTGCTTCTGCTGACCGCCGCCACCGACCTTCTAAACCCCGATGCGAAAAGCCAGTCCCTGCAAGCCCTGTCAGCGGCGCGCTCCGCGACCTGGGCCACACTGGTACGCCGCCAGCAAGCCGATCACTGTGGGCTGTTTGACCGGGTCGCGCTTGAACTGGGCAAGGCCCCGGCCGACACGACCGCCGAACTCGCGCCTGAATGCGGTCAAGCAGGGCACCAGCGATCCGGCCATGGCCGAAACCTATTTCAATTTTGGTCGCTACCTCTTGATCTCGTCGTCACGGCCCGGCTCCCTGCCGGCCAATCTGCAAGGCCTGTGGGCGGACGGTTTCGCACCGCCCTGGAGTTCTGA
- a CDS encoding sulfotransferase — MIRPPPDHPTLLAARDAFKRGDMRAVLTQARLATRTMPVSSEAWWLLGTAANAESDVVTAAHAFEQAALHAQPGSPAKSQMFVLRGPPLMGDGRMAEAVETTRSGVRLGLGDPASLVKASYTLTNAGLPQEALPLAQKAAELNPRHAEAWYSLGSVQRTLGDIEAAETAFKTSITLTKSPISAYFNLAYLKRWTPDNNHIAELEALSCQSSLEACRVAYALFKEYNDTGQFDAALDCLQLGASLARKLETWTSEEEAAMVCAWKEHLPAQRFTTRDDRPRSGPKRIFIIGLPRSGTTLIERVLAAHSQVQAIGELKAFGVATRKLCDLATPARLDPEVIAAAVKLDPRDIAELYTRETAYLHDGSSAYVIDKLPNNHEYAGLIRLAFPDALIIGLDRNPMDALFGSYKLLFTGAYGWSYTLDDLADHYGHFRDLMTYWKQVLGDGLIDVSLEAVIQDPETEIRRLLDACGLPFEEACLRPHEAKGAVSTASAVQVRKPINAEGVGAWKRYANHLEPLRQRLGAMGYLPLNKESS, encoded by the coding sequence ATGATCCGCCCCCCACCAGACCACCCCACCCTTCTCGCTGCGCGTGACGCCTTCAAGCGCGGCGACATGCGCGCGGTCTTAACGCAAGCGCGTCTGGCGACAAGGACAATGCCCGTGTCAAGCGAAGCCTGGTGGCTCCTCGGCACCGCCGCCAATGCTGAGAGTGACGTCGTCACAGCCGCCCATGCTTTTGAACAGGCCGCTCTGCATGCGCAGCCTGGTTCGCCGGCCAAGTCGCAAATGTTCGTGCTGCGCGGCCCGCCACTCATGGGCGACGGTCGCATGGCCGAGGCCGTGGAGACCACGCGCTCAGGTGTCCGCTTAGGGCTTGGTGATCCCGCGAGTCTCGTCAAGGCCAGCTACACCCTGACCAACGCCGGCCTGCCGCAAGAGGCCCTGCCACTGGCGCAAAAGGCAGCAGAGCTTAATCCCAGACACGCCGAAGCCTGGTATAGCCTCGGCAGTGTTCAGCGCACGCTTGGCGACATCGAAGCCGCTGAGACCGCCTTCAAGACCTCAATCACTCTGACAAAATCGCCGATATCGGCCTATTTCAACCTGGCCTATCTGAAGCGCTGGACGCCGGATAACAATCACATCGCAGAGCTTGAAGCCTTGTCGTGCCAGAGTAGCCTGGAGGCCTGCCGCGTCGCTTACGCCCTCTTCAAGGAATATAACGACACCGGCCAGTTTGATGCCGCGCTCGACTGCCTGCAACTGGGTGCCAGCCTTGCCAGGAAGCTGGAGACCTGGACCTCGGAAGAGGAAGCGGCCATGGTCTGCGCCTGGAAAGAACACCTGCCAGCACAGCGTTTCACCACGCGCGATGATCGTCCCCGCAGCGGCCCCAAACGCATCTTCATCATAGGCCTGCCACGTTCCGGCACCACCCTGATCGAGCGCGTCCTGGCGGCACACAGCCAGGTGCAGGCCATAGGCGAACTCAAAGCCTTCGGCGTCGCCACCCGCAAGCTGTGCGATCTGGCGACCCCCGCCCGTCTGGACCCGGAGGTCATCGCCGCCGCCGTCAAGCTCGATCCGCGCGACATAGCCGAGCTTTACACCCGCGAGACGGCCTATCTGCATGATGGCAGCAGCGCCTACGTCATCGACAAGCTGCCGAACAATCACGAATACGCCGGTCTGATCAGGCTGGCCTTCCCTGACGCCCTTATCATTGGCCTCGACCGCAATCCGATGGACGCCCTGTTCGGTAGCTATAAGCTGCTGTTCACCGGCGCCTACGGCTGGTCCTACACGCTGGACGATCTCGCCGACCATTACGGCCATTTCCGCGACCTCATGACGTATTGGAAACAGGTGCTGGGCGATGGCCTGATCGACGTCTCGCTGGAGGCGGTCATTCAAGATCCCGAGACCGAAATCCGGCGCTTGCTGGACGCCTGCGGCTTGCCGTTTGAAGAGGCCTGCCTGCGTCCGCACGAAGCGAAAGGTGCGGTCTCCACGGCCAGCGCCGTGCAGGTGCGCAAGCCGATCAACGCCGAAGGCGTCGGAGCCTGGAAACGCTACGCAAACCATCTGGAGCCCCTGCGACAGCGCCTCGGCGCCATGGGCTACCTCCCCCTCAACAAGGAATCCTCATGA